One genomic window of Ictalurus punctatus breed USDA103 unplaced genomic scaffold, Coco_2.0 Super-Scaffold_100068, whole genome shotgun sequence includes the following:
- the LOC108262568 gene encoding TBC1 domain family member 10A: protein MEQMDLFRLVKDGLKMNSQIYCQFVEDPFFNNGGGSAGRRDPACAVKRVCSVAYRHLDKHKIEPVLYMMEWFMCAFSRTLPWASVLRVWDMFLCDGVKMIFCVGLVVLTSMLGTRDKLKACPGQYETMEVLRAIEPRYMQEGFFVLQLQVSAQDVEREQRTQLKRWKKKHGEPGPKLPQRMHSARTIMATEPHTHQDLRQKPTIMVQYPSVPEEKSEPNLRKKRGSLKKNQALIPNPYALPGESKPSQILDIQLLNQENLNLVLPNTPSHPPRLPTMQENQVKETSTSTERLVQRPRIPPSIRNWWNLSLCNIYPSLLLLYTDHLQRSVLTC from the exons ATGGAGCAGATGGACCTTTTCCGTCTGGTTAAAGATGGACTGAAAATGAACTCCCAAATCTACTGCCAGTTTGTAGAAGATCCTTTCTTCAACAATG GAGGCGGTTCAGCTGGACGGCGAGATCCTGCATGCGCTGTGAAGCGAGTGTGTTCTGTGGCGTATCGGCACCTGGACAAGCACAAGATCGAGCCGGTGCTCTACATGATGGAGTGGTTCATGTGCGCCTTCTCCAGAACTCTGCCCTGGGCCTCGGTCCTCAGAGTGTGGGACATGTTCCTGTGTGACg GAGTGAAAATGATATTCTGTGTGGGTTTGGTGGTGTTGACGTCCATGCTGGGTACTCGGGATAAGCTCAAGGCCTGTCCGGGTCAGTATGAGACCATGGAGGTCCTCAGAGCGATTGAGCCTAGATACATGCAGGAGGGCTTCTTCGTGCTCCAG TTGCAGGTATCGGCACAGGACGTGGAACGTGAGCAACGCACGCAGCTGAAGCGCTGGAAGAAGAAGCACGGCGAGCCCGGCCCCAAACTCCCTCAGAGAATGCACAGTGCTCGCACCATCATGGCCACCGAGCCTCATACACACCAAGACCTCCGCCAGAAACCCACCATTATGGTCCAGTACCCATCGGTCCCTGAGGAGAAGTCCGAGCCGAACCTcaggaagaagagagggagcCTGAAGAAAAACCAAGCCCTCATTCCGAACCCCTACGCTCTACCTGGCGAGTCTAAACCTAGTCAGATATTGGACATACAGCTTCTGAACCAGGAAAATCTCAATCTTGTACTTCCAAATACACCATCACATCCACCACGGCTCCCTACAATGCAGGAAAatcaggtcaaagagacgagcACTTCTACAGAGCGACTCGTGCAGCGTCCTCGAATTCCTCCATCGATAAGAAACTGGTGGAATCTATCCCTCTGCAACATCTATCCCTCCTTACTGCTCCTGTACACGGATCACCTTCAGCGTAGCGTCCTCACCTGCTGA